Sequence from the Nymphaea colorata isolate Beijing-Zhang1983 chromosome 9, ASM883128v2, whole genome shotgun sequence genome:
TCACATAGTTTGCCTCAATAATTGTTGCAAAGACTGGAAAGCCATTCTTTGTGTTTAGGGACCAGTCAAAATTGTTTGTGTATATGCCTGTAACCTCCTGAATAACATCATAGATAACAGAGTTAGACTTAACTATCTCAGTCAGATGCACACAGAAATTCAAGTTCACTTACAATTTCTTCTCCAGGACGTGCACAATCAATCAGATCATTCAACAGTATCACCTCTTTGTATCTAGGTAGCCGACCAGCAGGGACAGTTCCTGGGCTTTCCTGTAGAGTTAATTTCTGGTAGTTCCTATATATAGTCTGGATCAAGGGAAAAATTAGCAAAGTTCAGATATCTGGTTTGTCCTGTTCATATAATCATATACTCTGAAGAGTAGATATTTTAATATAGTAAGCATTATATCCCTCAGCAACAGTAGTGCTCTCTAATTACAGGTATAACAACTTACTGTCAATgagaaaaattcaaatatatcataaaaCTGAAATTGTATGTGAACATGACATAATTGAGGAGATTTACTTGTTCAATATTCACAGTAAAAGGTCCTTTGGATTGGCATTCAGGGCAAGAGCCCACTTTGACTTCTGAATACGAGTTCTGGAAAAAGGGGCCAAGGACTGCCCCACACTTATTGCAGTCATATTTCACTTGTTGCAGCTGAGGAAAAACTCCTGAGCGCCTAGTGACTACACCTCCTGTCCGAATCAAGGTGTTCAGATGAACTTGCCTGAAACAGATCATAGAAACATAGTATGGgtgaaaatgaacatttttaagCCAGCAGGAAAAGAGTATTTTTCATGGCTACAGCATTGTTACCTTATGTTCCTTATCGCATCAAAAACTGGCAATTCAGTTATCCGTACATATATCTTTGGGTGGATTTTCTTGTAGTTGCTGTGAAACTCAAACACAACCTTTTGAGCTACTTCTTCCATTACTTCAAGAACCGACTGAGGTGCATCAGCCAACCAGATTGCAATATTGGGATGGACATAGATGAACTGTCTATAGTCTATCTCCAAGCTACATTTGTTGGCTACAGAGAAAGAAGAATCTTGTTAGGTATATGATAAGAGAAGCCACTGTGTGCAACATAAACAATTGCATATTTAGTTaatgaaagataaaagaaactGCCAGAGAACAATCAAATGCCCTGCTACAATGACAGACTTACCTGCAACCATTTCATTTATCAACCGCACATAGATAAGATCATCTTGATTCTTTGGATCATATGTCAACAAGAACTCTCTAAATTTCTTAGCAATTAAGCGGCGAACCTCATCTCTGGTAACCCACTCTCGGAGGGTTCCTTGTACACGATATAGGTCATACTcaccttcatcatcatcttcgtcCTACAATATCCATTCATATTCATCAATAACTTTACAGAACATCCATGCAAGCCAAACAAATTCCTTCACAAATATTCACGTAGAATTCTTGCGGCAAGTTGACAACAACATGTCAAGATGCAGATAGGAACCTCATATGGCTCATCATCCGTTTGATTGGTCATTGGAGTATCATCTCTTGGTAGCCATCGAGGTGGGTGTCCAGGAGAACTTTGCATTGCGCCATCAGTATCGTCAGTACTTGCAGCAGGTCTTTTGCCATCAACTCTGAGCCTTCTTCGGGGTCTCATATGTTGATCTTCATCAGTGTCTAGTAAAAAACATGTAttattaaaaacttaaaagtatgATCAATCAGGCTAGCACTTTTTAGAGATGATCATCTCATATGCTAAAGCTTTGAATGGATATCAAACTCAGGATATATATCAATCAACTATTCTCTATTCTTATTGTAATGTCATTTCTTTGAAATCTGTGAAGACAACAAAGTTCATATAAAATGGTTTTAAAGTAACTGCATGTGCCAAAAAATCCAATCCAGTGTCATCTCTACACGTAGTATCCTGAGGAAAATAATGTATTATAAACATAGAAATCACGCAGGTTCACGAACAACTAGTTGAATGAAGTACTTACAAGAAAAATAGAACTGCCCTTGCCTTTAACCAAAACGAATGAACTTGAAGCAATCGATTCAGAACAGACATGTGTCCTTGCAGAATTTGACAGAGAAGGATGATATGACCACAGATTATTGGCCATTCTATCCTTCAAAAAGTTATTTCAGAGGAAGTCCCTTAACAAAACAAGTAGTTGGAATTCTACCGAGGAGGTGAAAGTCTCGTAGAATGGTTTCCATGGCATTCATTCTCTGACATCCCATTACCATGTGAAATTCGTACTGCCTCAACATAAGTTGAGGATGATTGAGCAGTTCTGGACATTGGGTTCCTCAGAGAGAATTAGGGTCACTTCAAGAACACAACTTCCACAAAAGGCTTCATAAGATGATTTGTATTTACATTCCAACGTAAGAATTGCCTATTGATGAATAATTtataaaccaacaaaaattagTTGCCAAAAATGAAGCTATTTGACCGCGAATAGGACGCATAGAACAACTCTATACAAGCGATACGGTGGTGGGTGaccgaagagagagagagagagagagcattctTTACCTTGATCATGAAGAAGACGAGGGAGTTTCCGATTAGCTGTTCTCCCGTCCCGAACGTCGAGCTCAAGCTCTGCAGCCCTCCGATCCTCCATGATCTGATCCAGATCTCTCTCGTCCTCCATGGAGTCGTCCATTCCAATGGACTCGTACTGATCTTGTTCCTCCATTGCCCGATAATCACTAACAAATTGCGCGCATAATCACTCAGAAAAACAGAACCTCCAAAAAGTAACAAGTTAAAAGACAAAACCGAAGGCGAGGAGAAGAAAAACGCACTCTAGGAAGTTATCATTGAAGAgatcttccccttcttcctccccctcCGGATCCCCCTCATCAACATCGTCGTTAACGATGTGCGGATCAACAGCAGCTTCGTCATCAGAAGAATGCGATGTCCGGCTGGTGTTCGGCGGGAGCCGGTCGGTGCTGAATCCGGCGGATGTTGGCGACCCAGGCGTCGATGGATCATCGGAATCCTTTGAAAGCCAAAAAGACAAAAGCACATCAATGAAACCGCCCAAGAAAGAGATCCTCAATAAGAATGGACGAGAGACGATTGGGTCACTTACCATTTTCACAGAGcagcagaggaagagagagagagcgagggttCCTTCGGAGTTCCTCCTTCAGGCGTTTGctagagagggaaagagggaTGGGAGAGAGTAAATGGACCCGTCACAGTGTTTTGGCGGGAAAACTTGGCGCCAACTAGGGCACAACAGATGACCCCCACTCGCTACCCTTGCTATCATAAAAAAAGACCAACATGCCCTCTCCTCTCCTGGTAATGCCGGTGGATCGGACTCGGTATCTAAATGCGAATCGGGTCTGTGGGGCGTCTGATTGTTCGCGGATCTTAAAACCTTACGATTTCAAAATCTTGGATTTAAGCTCAGGCTCTCCCCCTTTATtttcaatccaatttttttatcaatgtaaaaaggtaaaataaaaatttcaagtatGAATCTTAGATCTGATTtaagacacacacatatatatatatatatatatatatatatatatatatatatatatatatatatatatataaaaggacaATTGGATTGTATCTACTAAATGTGTGCTCACTTTAACTGGTCATTTTTTACTATTAATGGGACACCGTAAATGTCCTTTGAGGAGCATGGACAATTAACTTTATCTATTTCACTTAGGGGCCGTTGgcctggaaaaaaatttctggaaatatattgctggaaatataggaaatagaaaaatggaatggaaaaaatttttccgattccaattttggtgtgtgtgtgatgactcagaaatatattttcaattctatatttctaagtttgatagtacagaaatatattttcagaaatttaattcttagtttgataataaaaaaacaattatcCAGATTTACAAAAACATGGCAACAACATGGTTATGCATGTATGAACATATAGACCGGACATACTCGCCCACACAATCGAttgcatgaaaacaaaatcacaattttaacatTCTAAACTGAGATATTCATTACGAAGTACTGAATTGTTGCCCAATTGCATTTCACGCTCCATTACGTGGATGCAACAAGTCAATTATAAGGAACATATAACAAACATGAAAGccataaaatttccaaaattcaacaacaCGTCAATAGACTATCAAACATACCATACAATTCAACAACAAGGCGCAACGTCAACACAACATACATAGTCCCATCAATGATAAAATGCGCATCAAACCACATACATTgtcccatcagtgataaaatatttgcatattcccatcagtgttTACTATTCAAAAGAGCTTCAACGTTCAATAGAAAGCCAAGTGCATGTGTCGAGCATCCATAGAAGCAAATACATATGCAGTGTCTCTACaccataaaaaaacaaaaaacacaaacagaaTCAAATTTTCCCCTTCCACGACCTTCGAACATTCGTCACAATTATGTCAGTGCTTCATCTTCCATCAGTcctgaaaacataaacaaagacaTCACATTTTCGAAGAGATTATGAAGATAAAAAGCGATAAAATGAAATTGTTATTGTATTGCGACAGAATTGTTTATGTGTGTGATAAGTTAATCCGCACCTACGAATTTGAAaatctgtaaacatttgagatgtTATTGTACTGCGCAGATCATTATTCGATCCTCGACGAACACTTTGTGTCATACTTTCATCATCGTTTACAAACGATGTGCTctcatttgcatcatcaaatgCGCTTTCATCAACATCAAACTGCTCTGCTTCAAGATTATGGTCTAAAATGAAATTATGTAGAACACACGTGGCTAACACAATCGCAACTTGTGTATGGTAAGGGTACGACACTTGTGTTTTTAGTATAGGGAACCGTCCTTTTAATAAACCAAAAGCTCGTTCCACAGTTGTTCTTAACGATGAATGACGATGATTAAATAGTTCCTCTGCACATGTAACACGTCGTGCCCCAGGTGCATTAAATTCAGTGAGATGGTATCGATGACCTCGATGTGGAGTTAGTAAACCACGTATGTTTGGATATCCTCCATCACCAAGGTAGTATTTCCCTACACAGTACAGTTATTATGAGTTCGACATTAAATGCAACTGTAACCTAAAAAGTACCAATATAGTAGATTCACAACCTAACCTATAGGTATGAGAAGAGGATTGACATCGTTGTCTAGTGCACTGTACAATACTCTTGAATCTGTCGCACTGCCTTCCCAGCCCGCCAAAACATAGTGGAATCGCATGTCGAAACCAACTACAGCCAGTACATTTTGTGAGAGAGTTCCTTTTCTATTTCGAAACCTCGATTGTTCTGATGTATGTACCCATACTGGTATGTGAGTGCCATCTATAGCTCCTAGACAATCCTATGTACAATGAAAAATGTTAGTCGAACTGTCTTAGTACAATGTACTGTGTGATCGTGAACTACCTTACCTGAAAATATGGATTGAAACGAGGATTGAGTCGGATTTTTGATGGAGTGTCATCGTTTGGTCGACTGATGTATTGTTCACCCAATTGACATAGGGCTCGTAGGATGATGTTGACGTACTTACTAATTGTTTGACCTGAG
This genomic interval carries:
- the LOC116260812 gene encoding DNA replication licensing factor MCM2 — protein: MDSDDPSTPGSPTSAGFSTDRLPPNTSRTSHSSDDEAAVDPHIVNDDVDEGDPEGEEEGEDLFNDNFLDDYRAMEEQDQYESIGMDDSMEDERDLDQIMEDRRAAELELDVRDGRTANRKLPRLLHDQDTDEDQHMRPRRRLRVDGKRPAASTDDTDGAMQSSPGHPPRWLPRDDTPMTNQTDDEPYEDEDDDEGEYDLYRVQGTLREWVTRDEVRRLIAKKFREFLLTYDPKNQDDLIYVRLINEMVAANKCSLEIDYRQFIYVHPNIAIWLADAPQSVLEVMEEVAQKVVFEFHSNYKKIHPKIYVRITELPVFDAIRNIRQVHLNTLIRTGGVVTRRSGVFPQLQQVKYDCNKCGAVLGPFFQNSYSEVKVGSCPECQSKGPFTVNIEQTIYRNYQKLTLQESPGTVPAGRLPRYKEVILLNDLIDCARPGEEIEVTGIYTNNFDWSLNTKNGFPVFATIIEANYVTKKQDLFSVYKLTDDDRAEIEKLAKDPRIGERIIKSIAPSIYGHEDIKTAIALAMFGGQEKNVKGNHRLRGDINVLLLGDPGTAKSQFLKYVEKTGQRAVYTTGKGASAVGLTAAVHKDPVTREWILEGGALVLADRGICLIDEFDKMNDQDRVSIHEAMEQQSISISKAGIVTSLQARCSVIAAANPLGGRYDSSKTFSQNVELTDPIVSRFDILCVVKDVVDPVTDEMLARFVVDSHSKSQPKGARKEDELASLLQEDIPPADPEILSQDILKKYVTYAKLNVFPKLHAADLERVSHVYAELRRESSSGQGILIAVRHMESMIRMAEAHARMHLRQYVTEEDVSMAIRVLLESFISTQKFGVQKALQKSLKKYMTFKKDYNELLLLLLRGLVKDKIQLEELVSGSISRLTHVEVTVEKLLNKAQEYEIYDLKPFFNSIQFSRANFVLDEKRGIITHPLAV